taatgaCATAGTGTTGATCTCATTCCTTTCATCAAGCTCCAAGCATTTAGACACTGATACTGCTGATGCTCCACATCACGAAGACTGGTGAGTATCTatgtctatctctctgtgtggttttgaggGCCTCTGTATATGAATAGTCTccacaaaaaatgaaatatgtttgTAGTTCTGACAATAAAACCAAGGCTTCCCCAATACTAGGCAGTTTCTTAACAATTCTGTCTCCAAGCCAGTAGtaaagttattggatgagaagtCAGATACCATCACTGTGCTGGAACAGTGAGTACATGATGCAtcttaaaacaaagaagacataTTGGAGCCTGATAACTCACTGAGCAGTGGGGATAGGTTCTGTGTATGTTGGAGTTTAAACACCAGACCTCACTTCTGTGGCAAGTGCTATACCTCTGTGCCTTTCCACAATCTGTTTcatactattttaaaagaaattccaaTGTTACTAGGTAGGTCCAAATCTCAGTGCAATAGGAACAGGACCAAGAGGCTGGACTAAAGtctaggaaaaaagagaaagaggagatatGGTTCAAACACAGATGATGTCATTCCTAATCGAGTTATATTCTACCTAAAGTAGAAAAAAGTAAACCTAGAAGACTTGGGGAAGTGAACTGGATACCAGAATAGATAATAAACTCATCATTTAGGAGTACTTAAGGAGTACTCTATCCAGTGAGTATATGAACCATTATTTTTCATAGGATGCACTGATTTACCTTCTGGTACTTGTTCATGTCAAAGGCTATGGGAAGCTTCAACAACAGTTTGGGAGGAGGCTTCATTTTGGTGGGCTtttcagactggcctcaactaGAAATCatcttctttatttatattttgattttctacTCCTTCACTCTCTTTGGCAATACCGCCATCATTGCCCTCTCCCGAATGGACCCTCAATTACAcactcccatgtacttcttcctgtcACACCTCTCCTTCCTGGACCTCTGCTTCACCACCAGCACTGTGCCCCAGCTCCTGATCAACCTTCTTGGACTTGACAGGACCATCAGCTATGGTGGGTGTGTGGCCCAGCTGCTCATATCTCTCGCTCTAGGCTCCACAGAGAGTTTGCTCCTGGTGGTGATGGCCTTTGACCGCTACGCTGCTGTGTGTCGTCCCCTGCACTACATGACCATCATGCACCCCCTTCTCTGCCAGGCATTGGCTATTGTCTCCTGGATGGGAGGCCTCATGAACTCTCTGATTCAGACAAGCCTCATGATGACCATGCCTCTCTGTGGCCGTCGACTGAATCACTTCTTCTGTGAGATGCCTGTGTTCCTCAAGTTGGCCTGTGAAGACACAGAAGGAACAGAGGCCAAGATGTTTGTGGCCAGAGTGGTGATTGTTGCAATTCCAGCTGTGCTCATCCTGGGCTCCTATGCACAGATTGCCAGGGCAGTGCTGAAGGTCAAGTCAACAGCTGGGCGCAGAAAGGCTATTGGGACCTGTGGGTCCCACCTCCTGGTAGTTTCTCTGTTTTATGGCTCAGCCACCTACACATACTTACAGCCCAAGGACAGCTATTCTGAGAGCAAAGGGAAGTTTGTTGCCCTTTTTTATACTATCATCACCCCCATGCTCAACCCTCTGATTTATACCCTGAGGAACAAGGATGTGAAGGGGGCTCTGTGGAGGGTACTGGGGAGAGGCACAGCCACAGGGTAGGAAAGAACAGGTGAGCAGCAAAAGGCTTTATATTCTGTCAGACCAGAGGGCTTCAGTGGGAGGGGGAGTTGGATGTCAATGCAAATACAATTAATTATGAACATTCATGTGAGTGTCAAAgcatatgaaaatagaaaaataaaaccaaaaactgtcctgggctggcaagatggctcagcaggtaaaggcacttgctgcccagGTTCTTAGTTTGATGCCTGAATTCCACATAGTGAAAGACctctaacctctctctctctctttctttctctctacttatctctctatctctatctctatgtctttctgtgtatgtatgtgtgtatataaatatattaaaataaaacaaacatattaaaaattaaaataaaaaaccagtcCCCAGGAGGCATCAGAACTATAGTACCGTCCTTATTTGGAAGTTGGAGTGGGGATCTGCTCTCTGTCATCACTGCTCAGCAAGGATAAATGTGAATTCAGACACAACTTTCCATAGGAGACTGGGAGAGGTTGACTGTGAGCACCTGTGGAAATGGGCCGGGTTCTTGGCAGGGAAGAATGTACTGTGAACACTTGTGGGAACTGGATTGGTTGTGGAAAATCTGAATGTCATAGGATTTATAATTCAATTGTGGTGTCTGACTTTGAGTGTTGCAACTCAGAATGATAAATCCAAGGGTTTGTTCTGATTTTCTATCCATTTTgtatcttcattttaatttagtaTCCAAACATTCATATgctgtgttttgatcaaatccacccaCAGGTCTTCCTTCcaatttctccctttccctcgACACCACTTCTCTCTCCCAACctcatgcctttttaaaaaacacaatccAGAGGGTCCATGTAAGGCCACCTGCATGTGCATGGATGTGGAGCATCAGGTCTAAGTGGGGCCTCAACATCACCCCATTTTCCTAATGTATCGTGACTCTATCTGGCTTTAGTCATAACTCAGGGTCTTTTGTTAAGGCCTCCTATGCTTGCTTACCATTCCTAGCTTGGAATAAACATGCTAATGA
Above is a window of Onychomys torridus chromosome 8, mOncTor1.1, whole genome shotgun sequence DNA encoding:
- the LOC118588383 gene encoding olfactory receptor 10, with amino-acid sequence MGSFNNSLGGGFILVGFSDWPQLEIIFFIYILIFYSFTLFGNTAIIALSRMDPQLHTPMYFFLSHLSFLDLCFTTSTVPQLLINLLGLDRTISYGGCVAQLLISLALGSTESLLLVVMAFDRYAAVCRPLHYMTIMHPLLCQALAIVSWMGGLMNSLIQTSLMMTMPLCGRRLNHFFCEMPVFLKLACEDTEGTEAKMFVARVVIVAIPAVLILGSYAQIARAVLKVKSTAGRRKAIGTCGSHLLVVSLFYGSATYTYLQPKDSYSESKGKFVALFYTIITPMLNPLIYTLRNKDVKGALWRVLGRGTATG